The following nucleotide sequence is from Azospirillum brasilense.
ACCCCCGCCCCGCCCCGGTCGCAGCATCACCCCAAGCACCACCCAGTCATTGTCAAGCCATCGCCCTCTCAGGAGGCCCGCGCCATGCAGCGCAACCGCAGCACCAAGATCGTCGCCACTCTGGGGCCGGCCAGCTCGACCTACAGCCAGATTTTCGCCCTCGCCGAGGCCGGCGTGGATGTCTTCCGCCTGAACGCCAGCCACGGCACGCAGCGCGACCACGCCGAACGCTACCGCCAGATCCGCGCGGTCGAGGAGACGGTCGGGCGCCCCATCGGCGTGCTTCTCGATCTTCAGGGTCCGAAGCTGCGCGTCGGCACCTTCAAAGAGGTGGCGGTGATCCTGGCCGGCGGCGACCGCTTCCGCCTCGACCTCGACCCCACGCCGGGCGACCGCACCCGCGTCTGCGTCCCGCATCCGGAGATCTTCGCCAGCCTGGAGCCGGGCCACGAGCTTCTGCTGAACGACGGGCGCATGCGCCTGCGCGTGCTGAGCTGCGGCCCCGACCACGCCGAGACCGAGGTCATGGTCGGCGGCACGCTGTCCGACCGCAAGGGCATGAACGTCCCCGGCACCACGCTGGCCCTCAGCGCTCTGTCGGAGAAGGACCGCAGCGACCTGCAGTTCGGCCTGACGCTGGGCGTGGACTGGATCGGCCTCAGCTTCGTGCAGCGGCCCGAGGACATCCTGGAGGCGCGCGCCCTGATCGGCGACCGCGCCCACATCATGACCAAGGTGGAGAAGCCCGCCGCCCTGCCCCGGCTGGAGGAGATCATCGCCCTGTCGGACGCGGTGATGGTGGCCCGCGGCGACCTCGGCGTGGAATTGCCGCCGGAGGACGTGCCCGGCCTGCAGAAGCGGATGATCCGCCTGAGCCGCGCCGCCGGCAAGCCGGTGATCGTCGCCACGCAGATGCTGGAATCCATGATCACCGAGCCGACGCCGACGCGCGCCGAGGCGTCGGACGTGGCGACCGCCGTCTATGACGGGTCGGACGCCGTGATGCTGTCGGCGGAATCCGCGTCGGGCAAGCATCCGGTGGAGGCCGTGGCGATGATGGACCGCATCATCCGCCGGGTCGAGCGCGACCCCCTCTACCGCCGCATCATGGACTCCGAGCATCCGAGCCCGGAGGCGACCACCCCGGACGCCCTGTCCGCCGCAGCGCGCCAGATCGCCGAGACCATATCGGCCGCCGGCATCGCCACCTTCACCAGCACCGGCTCCACCGCGCGGCGCGCCTCGCGCGAGCGGCCGACCGTGCCGATCCTCGGCCTCAGCGCCGAACGCGGGACCGCCCGGCTGCTGTCGCTGGCCTGGGGCGTGCACCCGGTCTGGACCGCCGACGTGGCGAATTTCGCGGAGATGGTCGAGCGAGCGAGCCTCGTCGCCGCCCAGGAAGGCATCGGCACGCCCGGCCAGTCGCTGATCGTGACGGCGGGCGTCCCCTTCGGAACGCCCGGCACCACCAACAGCCTGCGCGTGGTCACGATCACCGCGAACGGCCTGAACAGCGCGGCCGAAACCGCCGCCGCGGTCAAGACCCACGTGCCGGCCTGACTACCCGTGCGTGCCCTTCCCCCCTCACCGGGGGCGGGGCCTCACTCCAGGAAATCGCAATGCTTCTCGACGTGCGCCGCCAGACCCAGCGTGTGGTCGCGGATCAGCTGTTCGGCCTGATCGACGTCGCGGCGTTCCAGGGCCTTGATGATTTCCTTGTGGTCGTGGATCGACCGCTCCGCCCTGTTGTCCTGGCCGATGGTCAGCTTGCGGATCGCGCGGATGTGGATGAACAGGTTGTCGGTCATCTCCTGGATCAGCTTGGACCCGCTGAGCCGGATGATGCTCTTGTGGAAGGCGATGTTGGCGTCGGAGTATTCGTTGACATGCTCCTTGGGGTTCCGCATCTCGAAGTTGCGGAACAGGTCCCACAGGGTGCGGATGTCCTCGTCGGTGGCCTGCGTCGCGACCATACGCCCGGCCATGCTCTCCAGCGCCGCCCAGACCTGGATCATCTCGACGATCTCAGCCTTGGTCTTGCGGATGACGAAGATGCCCCGGCGCGGCTGGAGGCGGATGAACCCCTCCTGCTCCAACAGGGTCAGCGCCTCGCGGATCGGCGTCCGGCTGACGCCCAGCAACTCGCTGAGCTGCCGCTCCTCAAGCCGGATCTCCTCGTTATGGTCGTAGATGTCCATTTGCGAGATGGCTTGCTTCAACGCATGATACGCTTGAGCGCGGAAGGTCGATCCGGTGTCGAGCGGCTGGACGTTGATCGGCGGAGGGTTCATGGTCGGCACCGTTCCTCAATGCTGGCCGTCCGGAAGCACCCCACTGTGCGCCGGCCCGGTCGTGCGAAAGGCATCGCATCGTTTTCGTATATGAGATACCAGATGCACATTTTGGGCTGAAAAGTCCAGGATTACGATAAAGATAGGGTGGCTCCGCGCGCCCCCGTCCTTACTGTTGTCCGCCTTTCAAGGCCTTGAGAAGATCGGGCAGGCGGTCCGGTGTCCGCATCACCGTGCCCATGACCGCCACTCCGGCGGCTCCCGCGGCTAGACAGTCTCCGATATTGCCCGACTCCACGCCGCCGAGCGCGATGATCGGCAGGGGAGCCTCCGCGGCCAAGCGTCTCAGCCCCTCCGTCCCAAGCGGCGGGCCATACCCCGGCTTGCTCGGCGACGGAAAGATGGGCGACAACGTGACGTAGTCGGCCCCGCCCAACGCGGCCCGCCGAATCCCTTCCGCGTCGTGGGCAGAGAGCCCGACCACCGCGCCGGGGCCGAGCCGCCGCCGCGCCGCCGCGACATCGGCCCCCTCCGGCAGATGCACGCCGTCCGTCCCGGCGGCCAGCGCCAGATCCGGGTCGCCATGCAGCGTGACCACCGCCCCCCAGGGCCGCGCCCGCCCCACCAGCGCGTGCGCCAGGGCGATCTGCCGGGATTCGTCGAGATCCTTCTCGCGCAGCGACAGCCAGCGCAAGCCCCCAGCGAACAGTCGCGCCGCCAGATCCGGCAGGGGCTGCGCCGCCTGCCGCCGGTCCGTGATCGCCAGGAGGCGGGGACTCGGGATCGCCATCATCCAACCACGATGACAGCGCCATCGGGACTGTGCAAGTGCAGCATAATTGTCCACTGCGCCGTGAAGGACTGCCCCGTTCGGCGCGATTTCCATCACGCGGAAAGGATTCGCCAATACTTTGCCAATAGCCGCCCCGCTGATGAAAGCTCAACCCAACGCAACAGCGACCCGTTACGCGAGGGAGGAGACCAAGCCATGGCTAGGATGATGGCGATTGAAGCGGCGGTGCATGTCCTGGAAAAAGAAGGCGTGTCCGTTTGCTTTGGCGTCCCCGGAGCGGCCATCAATCCGTTCTACGCGGCGCTGCAACGCAACGGCCGCATCGGCCACGTTCTTGCGCGCCATGTCGAAGGCGCGTCGCATATGGCCGAAGGCTACACGCGCGCCAAGGCCGGCAACATCGGCGTCTGCATCGGCACCTCCGGCCCCGCCGGCACCGACATGATCACGGGCCTCTATTCGGCCTCCGCCGACTCCATTCCGATCCTGTGCATCACCGGCCAGGCGCCGCGCGCCCGCCTGCACAAGGAGGATTTCCAGGCTGTGGACATCCCGTCCATCGCCAAGCCGGTCGCCAAGTGGGCGGTCACCGTGCTGGAGCCGGGGCAGGTCCCCTACGCCTTCCAGCAGGCCTTCCACCTGATGCGCTCCGGCCGGCCCGGCCCGGTGCTGCTCGACCTGCCGATCGACGTGCAGATGGCCGAGATCGAGTTCGATCCCGACGCCTACGAGCCGCTGCCCACCTACAAGCCGGCGGCGACCCGCGCCCAGGTGGAGAAGGCGCTGGCCATGCTGAACGCGGCGGAGCGTCCGCTGCTGGTGGCCGGCGGCGGCATCATCAACGCCGACGCCAGCGACCGTCTGGTCGCGTTCGCCGAGGTCGTCGGCCTGCCGGTCATCCCGACTCTGATGGCCTGGGGCGCCATTCCGGACGACCACCCGCTGATGGCCGGCATGGTCGGCCTGCAGACCGCCCACCGCTACGGCAACGCCGCCATGCTGGCGTCGGACTTCGTGCTGGGCATCGGCAACCGCTGGGCCAACCGCCACACCGGCTCAGTCGACGTCTACACCAAGGGCCGCAAGTTCGTGCATGTGGACATCGAGCCGACCCAGATCGGCCGCGTCTTCGCGCCGGACCTGGGCATCGTGTCCGACG
It contains:
- the pyk gene encoding pyruvate kinase; translation: MQRNRSTKIVATLGPASSTYSQIFALAEAGVDVFRLNASHGTQRDHAERYRQIRAVEETVGRPIGVLLDLQGPKLRVGTFKEVAVILAGGDRFRLDLDPTPGDRTRVCVPHPEIFASLEPGHELLLNDGRMRLRVLSCGPDHAETEVMVGGTLSDRKGMNVPGTTLALSALSEKDRSDLQFGLTLGVDWIGLSFVQRPEDILEARALIGDRAHIMTKVEKPAALPRLEEIIALSDAVMVARGDLGVELPPEDVPGLQKRMIRLSRAAGKPVIVATQMLESMITEPTPTRAEASDVATAVYDGSDAVMLSAESASGKHPVEAVAMMDRIIRRVERDPLYRRIMDSEHPSPEATTPDALSAAARQIAETISAAGIATFTSTGSTARRASRERPTVPILGLSAERGTARLLSLAWGVHPVWTADVANFAEMVERASLVAAQEGIGTPGQSLIVTAGVPFGTPGTTNSLRVVTITANGLNSAAETAAAVKTHVPA
- a CDS encoding GntR family transcriptional regulator, with the protein product MNPPPINVQPLDTGSTFRAQAYHALKQAISQMDIYDHNEEIRLEERQLSELLGVSRTPIREALTLLEQEGFIRLQPRRGIFVIRKTKAEIVEMIQVWAALESMAGRMVATQATDEDIRTLWDLFRNFEMRNPKEHVNEYSDANIAFHKSIIRLSGSKLIQEMTDNLFIHIRAIRKLTIGQDNRAERSIHDHKEIIKALERRDVDQAEQLIRDHTLGLAAHVEKHCDFLE
- a CDS encoding thiamine phosphate synthase; translated protein: MMAIPSPRLLAITDRRQAAQPLPDLAARLFAGGLRWLSLREKDLDESRQIALAHALVGRARPWGAVVTLHGDPDLALAAGTDGVHLPEGADVAAARRRLGPGAVVGLSAHDAEGIRRAALGGADYVTLSPIFPSPSKPGYGPPLGTEGLRRLAAEAPLPIIALGGVESGNIGDCLAAGAAGVAVMGTVMRTPDRLPDLLKALKGGQQ
- the gcl gene encoding glyoxylate carboligase, with the translated sequence MARMMAIEAAVHVLEKEGVSVCFGVPGAAINPFYAALQRNGRIGHVLARHVEGASHMAEGYTRAKAGNIGVCIGTSGPAGTDMITGLYSASADSIPILCITGQAPRARLHKEDFQAVDIPSIAKPVAKWAVTVLEPGQVPYAFQQAFHLMRSGRPGPVLLDLPIDVQMAEIEFDPDAYEPLPTYKPAATRAQVEKALAMLNAAERPLLVAGGGIINADASDRLVAFAEVVGLPVIPTLMAWGAIPDDHPLMAGMVGLQTAHRYGNAAMLASDFVLGIGNRWANRHTGSVDVYTKGRKFVHVDIEPTQIGRVFAPDLGIVSDAGAALDLFIEVAKEWKAAGKLRDWSEWVKTCQVRKRSMLRRSDFANVPIKPQRVYQEMNSAFGEGVCYVSTIGLSQIAGAQFLHVYKPRHWINCGQAGPLGWTLPAALGVRVADPKRKIVALSGDYDFQFLIEELAVGAQFKLPYIHVLVNNSYLGLIRQAQRAFQMDFQVQLSFENINAPEIGVYGVDHVAVAEGLGCKAIRVTDPDNLQSAFAQAQQWMDEFQVPVVVEVILERVTNIAMGTEINNITEFEEVLDVPADEPELVRV